CGATGGCCGACGCCGCCTGCGTCTGCGGGCCCGCGGGGATGGGCGCGATCCCGTAGTCGATGCCCGCGTCGCCCGCGATGAAGGTCATCCAGGGGCCGCCGAAGGTCATCGCGGCGCGACCCGAGCTGAACACGCTGTCGGCCTCGATGCCGTCGACCCCGGTGGGCGAGATCTTGTCGTTCGCGATCGCGTCGCGCCAGAACTCGAGGGTCTCGGCGTTCTCGGGGCTGTCGATGACGGCCGCGCCGTCGCGCACGATGTCGCCGCCGTTGCCCCAGAGGAGCGACGGCCACACGCCGTTGCCGACGGTCGCGTGGTCGGGCAGCACCATGCCGTAGCGCTCGGGCGTGCCGTCGCCGTTCTCGTCGACCGTGAGCTTCTTGGCGGCCTCGACCCAGGCATCCCAGTCGGCGGGGACCTCGGCGATGCCGGCCTCGGCGAAGGCGGCCTTGTCGTAGTAGATCGCGACCGGCACGAAGCCGATCGGCACGCCGTAGCTCGTGCCGTCGACCTCGGTCATCGCCTTGGCGCCCTCGACGACGTCGCCCGCGTTGCTCGCGGCATCCGCGTAGAAGTCGTCGAGTGCGATGAACGCTTTCTTGGCGGCGTAGACGGGGAATCGCTCGGCGGGCATCGCGACGAGGTCGGGGCCGGTCTTCGACGAGAGCGCGGGGAGCAGGGTGTCGTCGATGACATCCCAGGTGTTGATCTCGGTGCTGATGCGCACCTCGTCCTGACTCTCGTTGAACTCGTCGACGATACCCTCGAGGACGTCGCCGTCTGCCTCGGTGTAGCCGTGCCAGAAGACGAGCTCGACGGGGCCGTCGGCGTCGCTGTCGCCCCCGGCCGAGCAGCCGGTGAGCACGAGGGCGGCGGCGGCGATGGCGCCGACGCCCGCGAGTGTGATGTTGCGGGTCATCTCGGTTCCTTCTCTGATGCGGGACTGCGTTGTCTGCATAGGGCTGTGACGCCTGCCGGGGCCGCGTCTTCTACAACGTTGTAAAGGCATCATGCGATCGAAGCGCGCGCCGTGTCAAGTCACGGTTCAGGACGCTGCGCCGGTCGACTCGCGCTCGACGATCCGGAAGCCCGAGCGCAGCTCGCGCCGCGGCCCCACCTCGGCGCCCGAGATGCGATCCAGGAGCACCTCCACCGCGAGGCGCGCGATCTCACGCCGCCCCGGATCGACCGTGCTGAGACTCGGGAGCGAGTAGCGCCCCTCGTCGACGTCGTCGAAGCCGATGATCGCGACCTGGCCGGGAACATCGATGCCCTGCTCACGCAGCACGCGCAGGGCGCCGAGGCCGAGCTCGTCGTTGAGGGCGAACACGGCATCGAACTCCACGCCGCGCGCGAGCAGCATCCGCATCGCCTCGGCACCGTTGACCCGGTGCCACGGACCGGCGTCGACCACGAGCTGCTCGCGGTACGGGATGCCGTGCGCGTCGAGCGCGGCCCGGTAGCCGGACATGCGCAGGCCGGCCGAGCCGATGACCTCACCCGGGTGCGCACCGAGCACGGCGATGCGATCCCGCCCGAGACGGATGAGGTGCTCGGTCGCGGCGCGGGCGCCCTCGACGTTCTCCATCGTGACGTGATCGACGGGCCCATCGAAGATGCGCTCGCCGAGCAGCACGAGCGGGTACCCCACCTCGAGGTTCGCCGTGTCATCCGATCCCAGCGCGAGCGGGCTGAACAGAAGCCCGTCGGTCAGCTGGCGCCGCGAGCCGTGCAGTACCTCGAGCTCGCGGCGACGGTCACCGCCGGTCTGCTCGATGAGCACGACGATGTCGCGCTCGTCCGCCGCGGTGATGACCTCGTCGGCGAGCTCGGCGAAGTACGCCATGCTCAACTCGGGCACCGCGAGGCCGATCGCGCCCGTCCGCCCGGACCGCAGCGTGCGCGCCGTGCGGTTGGGGCGGTATCCGAGCTCCTCGATCGCCGCGAGCACGCGGGCACGCGTCGACTCGCTCACGTGCGGGTAGTCGTTGATGACGTTCGAGACCGTCTTGAACGAGACGCCCGCGACGCGGGCGACGTCGCGCAGGGTCGGGCTCATGGAGTTCACCGTAGCCCGGGGGCTCGCCGCCTCGCGCCCTTGACACCCGTTCGGGCGACGGCCTAGGTTCGGCTGCGAGCCCGCGTCTACAACGTTGTACACACTTGGAGGTCTCGCATGTCGATGCACACCCATACGACGGCGGGGGGCCGCGGACTCCGCCGCGCGGCGCTCGCCGTCGCGGCGGCGCTCGCACTCGTCGCCACGTCCATCCCGGGCTCGTCGCCCGCGGAGGCTGTCACCACGGGCAACGGAGCGCTCGTCTACGCTCCCGCGGCCGGCAGCTCGTTCAACCCGGAGGGCGGCACGCCCGCAGGCACCACCTACGCCAAGGTCATCGTGCTCAAGCACAACGGCAGCGCGAACGGCACACAGCTCGTGACGTTCGACAAGCTCGTGCTCCAGGGCGGAGTCCAGGTGTACCCGATCTACCGGAGCACGAACGACGGCGCCAGCTGGACGCACGTCGCCGACGTCAACCCGAGCGCCACCTTCCCGGCTCTCACGCGCACCGCCCAGCCGTTCCTCTTCGAGGTCACGGAGACGACCGGATCGCTCACCGCCGGCACGATCCTCCTCGCCGGCATGATCATGCCCGAGGACCGGTCGAGCAGCCGACTGGTGCTCTACAAGAGCACCAATCAGGGCACCAGCTGGAGCTACGTGAGCACGATCGACACGGGCGGGCCCGCGGTCTACGATCCGAGCCCCAGCTCGACGACGACCACCGTTTGGGAGCCCTCCCTCGCGATCGATGCGAGCGGCGGTTTGGTCGCCTACTTCTCCGACGAGCGGCAGAAGGGCAGCAACGTGCTCCAGGCCGTGTCGTACCGCCGCTCGACCGACGGCGGGGCGACATGGGGACCCCTGGTCAACGTCTCGGCTCCGACCAACAAGAGCGACCGCCCGGGCATGATCATCGTCACGAAGATGGGCGACGGTCGCTACATGGCGACCTTCGAGGTGGTCAATCGCCCGAGCCAGAGTCTCAACACAGCGCCCGTGTATTACAAGATCTCCAACGACGGTCTCAACTGGGGCAGCTCGACGAGCATCGGAACAGCGGTGACCCTCGCCGACGGCCGCGGGATCGGCTCCTCGCCGTACGTGAAGTGGGTCCCGAGCGGCGGCCCGAAGGGCATGGTCGTCATCGCGAGCAAATGGTCGCTCACCTCGTCCGGGGCGATCGACGGCGGGCAGAACTTCTACGTCAACTACAACCTGGGCGAGGGCCCGTGGGAGCGACTGCCGATGGCGGTGACCTACGACGCCACCGACACCCAAGGCGGCAACTTCAGCGGATTCGCCCAGGGCATCGACGTGAGCGTCGACGGGCGCACGCTGTACCAGGCCACCAACGTCGAGAACACCTCGACGGCGCTCAACGACATCCGGGTCGGATCGATCCCGCTCGACGCCCAGCAGTACGAGGCCGAGCTTGCCACGATCAACGACGCGAGTCTCGTGTCGCATGCCCAGGCCGCGGGAGGCTCGAAGGTGGGCAATATCAACAACTCGGGCAGCTACGTGCAGTTCTCGGTGCGCGTACCCTCCGCCGGGAGCTACACACTCAATGTGCGCTACGACAACGGGTACACCTCCGCCGCGACGCACAACGTGAGCGTCAATGGCGGGGCGGCGTCATCGATCAGCTACCCACGCACGGTCGACTGGGGGCGCTACGCGTGGGCGCAGAAGACCGTCACGCTCAATGCGGGCGTCAACACCATCCGATTCACGAAGGGCACCAACTTCGCCGAGCTCGATCAACTGCAGGTGTGGCGCAGCGCGGGACTGGACCCCCAGTTCCAGCTCGTCAACCGCTCGAGCGGAAAACTCCTCGAGGTGCTCAGCGCCCTGACGACCGACGGCGCCGCCGTCGGCCAGTGGGGCCCGACGGCCCACGCGACGCAGCGCTGGACGGTGCAGCCGGTGACCGGTTCGACGGTGAGGTTGGCGAACCTCAACAGCGGGAAGCTCCTCGAGATCCCCTCGGCGCAGACCGCGGACGGCGTGGACGCCGTCCAGTGGGGCCCCACGGGGCACGCGACCCAGACCTGGAACGCGGCGACGAGCGGAGGCTGGTGGACGTTCGCGAATGCCAACAGCGGCAAGCTCCTCGAGATCGCGAGCTGCTCGGCATCCGACGGGGCCGTCGCCCAGCAATGGACCGCCACGGGCGCGACCTGCCAGCAGTGGCGCCTCAAGAAGGAGGCGATCCAGTAGGACCCGGTGGGCGCGGCCTCGGGCTCAGGCCGCGCCCACCGACGATCCGCGCCCGGTCGGTGAGACCGCTCCTCCACCGGCCGTCGCGGCACAACTTGTCCACGAATATGCCCGCTGACCTGGGCTTTCTCTCCGGCCGTCGATACAATTGCAGCATCGAATCGACCCCATCCTGATGCGAGCGGAGACTCCCGGCATGTCCCTCAGCGCACGCCTCGCCGACGCCACCGATGCGGTCGGCGGGCTGTGCGGCGA
The Protaetiibacter sp. SSC-01 genome window above contains:
- a CDS encoding ABC transporter substrate-binding protein, which gives rise to MTRNITLAGVGAIAAAALVLTGCSAGGDSDADGPVELVFWHGYTEADGDVLEGIVDEFNESQDEVRISTEINTWDVIDDTLLPALSSKTGPDLVAMPAERFPVYAAKKAFIALDDFYADAASNAGDVVEGAKAMTEVDGTSYGVPIGFVPVAIYYDKAAFAEAGIAEVPADWDAWVEAAKKLTVDENGDGTPERYGMVLPDHATVGNGVWPSLLWGNGGDIVRDGAAVIDSPENAETLEFWRDAIANDKISPTGVDGIEADSVFSSGRAAMTFGGPWMTFIAGDAGIDYGIAPIPAGPQTQAASAIGLTLSITDQGDERKQEAAKQFLSFFLNDDNAAAWSLGSGWPPLRSGIPAEAVSENATVAALSQFTPFTRPLLPGVVNSTDVLSALDELTQRAMAGEDIAGLLEAAQSKVESALADQ
- a CDS encoding LacI family DNA-binding transcriptional regulator, giving the protein MSPTLRDVARVAGVSFKTVSNVINDYPHVSESTRARVLAAIEELGYRPNRTARTLRSGRTGAIGLAVPELSMAYFAELADEVITAADERDIVVLIEQTGGDRRRELEVLHGSRRQLTDGLLFSPLALGSDDTANLEVGYPLVLLGERIFDGPVDHVTMENVEGARAATEHLIRLGRDRIAVLGAHPGEVIGSAGLRMSGYRAALDAHGIPYREQLVVDAGPWHRVNGAEAMRMLLARGVEFDAVFALNDELGLGALRVLREQGIDVPGQVAIIGFDDVDEGRYSLPSLSTVDPGRREIARLAVEVLLDRISGAEVGPRRELRSGFRIVERESTGAAS
- a CDS encoding RICIN domain-containing protein; protein product: MSMHTHTTAGGRGLRRAALAVAAALALVATSIPGSSPAEAVTTGNGALVYAPAAGSSFNPEGGTPAGTTYAKVIVLKHNGSANGTQLVTFDKLVLQGGVQVYPIYRSTNDGASWTHVADVNPSATFPALTRTAQPFLFEVTETTGSLTAGTILLAGMIMPEDRSSSRLVLYKSTNQGTSWSYVSTIDTGGPAVYDPSPSSTTTTVWEPSLAIDASGGLVAYFSDERQKGSNVLQAVSYRRSTDGGATWGPLVNVSAPTNKSDRPGMIIVTKMGDGRYMATFEVVNRPSQSLNTAPVYYKISNDGLNWGSSTSIGTAVTLADGRGIGSSPYVKWVPSGGPKGMVVIASKWSLTSSGAIDGGQNFYVNYNLGEGPWERLPMAVTYDATDTQGGNFSGFAQGIDVSVDGRTLYQATNVENTSTALNDIRVGSIPLDAQQYEAELATINDASLVSHAQAAGGSKVGNINNSGSYVQFSVRVPSAGSYTLNVRYDNGYTSAATHNVSVNGGAASSISYPRTVDWGRYAWAQKTVTLNAGVNTIRFTKGTNFAELDQLQVWRSAGLDPQFQLVNRSSGKLLEVLSALTTDGAAVGQWGPTAHATQRWTVQPVTGSTVRLANLNSGKLLEIPSAQTADGVDAVQWGPTGHATQTWNAATSGGWWTFANANSGKLLEIASCSASDGAVAQQWTATGATCQQWRLKKEAIQ